One segment of Sulfobacillus thermosulfidooxidans DSM 9293 DNA contains the following:
- the cas5c gene encoding type I-C CRISPR-associated protein Cas5c produces the protein MTGLEIWGDFACFTRPELKVERFSYPVITPSAARGIFEAVYWKPEFRWVVDRIELLTMPRWIGLRRNEVKDKAPSERTIRQWMTGKTNIEPIWADGDAFWLGTDQKGRTQRQTMALQQPHYRVFAHIEPWPGYESYQRKFEAQFERRAKHGQCIYQPYLGCREFPAYFAWVDDRVDNPVKPIALDADWGWMLYDVFSRQIPGTPEASPQIQLFRCVVRSGVVEVPHYTSEEVVSS, from the coding sequence TTGACGGGACTCGAAATCTGGGGGGACTTTGCGTGCTTCACGCGACCGGAACTTAAAGTCGAACGCTTTTCCTATCCGGTCATCACGCCGTCCGCAGCCCGCGGTATCTTCGAAGCGGTCTATTGGAAACCCGAATTCCGCTGGGTAGTCGATCGGATCGAGCTTTTAACGATGCCCCGCTGGATCGGTCTCCGACGGAATGAAGTCAAAGACAAAGCGCCAAGTGAGCGCACCATTCGTCAATGGATGACGGGCAAAACCAACATTGAACCGATCTGGGCCGATGGCGATGCTTTCTGGCTCGGGACCGATCAAAAAGGGCGAACCCAACGCCAAACCATGGCATTACAACAGCCGCATTACCGCGTCTTCGCGCATATTGAACCCTGGCCCGGTTATGAATCCTACCAGCGGAAATTTGAAGCGCAGTTTGAGCGACGTGCCAAACACGGGCAATGTATCTATCAACCGTATCTCGGATGTCGCGAGTTTCCCGCGTATTTCGCTTGGGTGGACGACCGCGTCGATAACCCAGTCAAGCCCATCGCGCTTGATGCTGATTGGGGATGGATGCTCTACGATGTGTTCTCACGGCAAATTCCCGGAACGCCCGAGGCATCGCCTCAGATCCAACTGTTTCGGTGTGTTGTGCGGTCGGGTGTCGTCGAGGTACCGCATTATACATCCGAGGAGGTTGTGTCATCATGA
- the cas8c gene encoding type I-C CRISPR-associated protein Cas8c/Csd1, producing MIRELVDYARTHNLITQPGYTQKAVHWAIDIAPDGRYLGVTALGDPSGRNHRGVTFSEAPHLEQPELIAGGQPRCHFLIETVAVVTNWPDEKGKNAAKHRAFLQLLAKAKPEVPELAEWERCLQDPWILEKIRADLKHQRAKGTDRITVRMAGKFLVERRDWHPWWDAYRRSLQSPGEESIGTCLVTGEQGPIAQTHPKIMGLAAVGGNSAGSALVSFDKDAFSSYGLVQGNNAAIGRHVAVAYQNALNALIQRGLTLSGIRVVYWYREPVSADQDLLAFLGQPRNEDRERQALFEAERGLRQVLTGGEPVAMTNRFYMLLLSGVAGRVMVRSWYEGSYENLQQNIVQWFSDLETVRPDGGLPRLPPFSALLRQLTVRKDEEVPAPDVRGLWEAAVFNRPIPLAIAHRGLNRIRHDIVLGNVPHPDVIAVMKSYLNRNRGGNRIMNRALDPNRPEVSYHLGRLLAIMDQLYAADDRDARGLLASRYFRAASTTPLVVFGRLLSLAEYYLARLESNQLKQWFRNHLMEVTNRITAIPRSLSFEDQAIFALGYYHQLAQLRGGKN from the coding sequence ATGATCCGTGAATTGGTCGATTATGCGCGCACGCATAATCTCATCACCCAACCGGGATATACCCAGAAAGCAGTTCACTGGGCCATTGATATCGCTCCGGACGGGCGGTATTTAGGAGTCACGGCGCTCGGGGACCCTTCTGGGCGGAATCATCGCGGCGTGACGTTTTCGGAAGCTCCCCACCTCGAGCAACCCGAATTGATCGCGGGTGGCCAGCCTCGGTGTCATTTTCTAATTGAAACAGTTGCCGTTGTGACGAATTGGCCGGATGAGAAGGGAAAAAACGCGGCCAAACACCGAGCCTTTCTTCAGCTACTGGCTAAGGCTAAGCCGGAGGTACCGGAACTGGCCGAGTGGGAGCGATGTTTACAAGATCCCTGGATCTTGGAGAAAATTCGGGCCGACTTAAAGCACCAACGTGCGAAGGGGACAGATCGGATTACGGTACGGATGGCTGGCAAGTTTTTGGTGGAGCGAAGAGACTGGCATCCCTGGTGGGATGCCTATCGCCGTTCGTTGCAGTCACCTGGGGAAGAGTCCATCGGAACCTGTTTGGTGACAGGAGAGCAGGGCCCGATCGCTCAAACCCATCCGAAAATTATGGGGCTGGCGGCGGTTGGCGGAAATTCCGCGGGCAGTGCGTTAGTAAGTTTTGATAAAGATGCCTTTTCTTCGTATGGATTAGTACAGGGAAACAATGCAGCGATTGGACGACATGTTGCTGTGGCCTACCAAAATGCGTTGAACGCCCTGATTCAGCGAGGTCTCACGTTGTCCGGGATCCGGGTCGTCTATTGGTATCGAGAGCCTGTCTCGGCCGATCAGGATTTGCTGGCTTTTCTCGGTCAACCTCGTAACGAGGATCGGGAACGGCAGGCCTTGTTCGAGGCTGAGCGCGGGCTGCGCCAAGTGTTGACGGGTGGAGAACCGGTCGCAATGACCAATCGCTTCTATATGCTATTACTCTCTGGAGTGGCTGGACGTGTCATGGTGCGATCCTGGTATGAGGGATCCTACGAAAATCTCCAACAGAACATTGTCCAATGGTTTTCGGACCTCGAAACGGTGCGCCCCGATGGCGGGCTGCCGCGCTTGCCTCCGTTTTCCGCTCTTCTGCGGCAATTGACCGTCCGCAAAGACGAAGAGGTGCCGGCGCCAGACGTTCGCGGGCTCTGGGAAGCAGCAGTGTTTAATCGGCCTATCCCGCTCGCGATCGCCCATCGCGGACTCAACCGGATCCGCCATGATATCGTGTTGGGCAATGTGCCACATCCTGATGTGATTGCCGTGATGAAAAGTTATCTCAATCGAAACAGAGGAGGGAACCGGATAATGAATCGTGCACTCGATCCCAATCGTCCTGAGGTTTCGTACCATCTTGGACGATTATTAGCGATCATGGATCAGCTATATGCTGCCGATGACCGAGACGCCCGAGGCCTGCTGGCGAGTCGCTATTTTCGCGCGGCCAGTACAACGCCTCTCGTGGTCTTCGGGCGTTTGCTGAGCCTCGCGGAATATTACTTGGCTCGGTTAGAATCTAACCAGCTGAAGCAGTGGTTTCGGAATCACTTGATGGAAGTGACCAATCGCATCACAGCCATCCCACGGTCCCTGTCCTTCGAGGACCAGGCCATCTTTGCCTTGGGATATTATCACCAACTAGCTCAATTGCGTGGGGGAAAAAACTGA
- the cas7c gene encoding type I-C CRISPR-associated protein Cas7/Csd2, which produces MAEIQNRYDFLYVFDVENGNPNGDPDAANLPRIDPETLQGLVSDVAIKRRIRNYVQIARGNQPPYAIFVEHATNLNTKIQLAHEATANGNSGLKESSKHRVHEARDWMCQTFFDVRTFGAVMSTGANAGQVRGPVQISFARSVDPIMTMDITVTRVAVADPVKDIQTAQGLAQWEQEQDEDKLRTMGRKAVVPYGLYVGKGFVSPHFAARSRGGTGFSEEDLTLLWEAFLNMFEQDRSASKGVMTTRRLFIFKHVGTDSNPDQRARQAMLGCAPAQSLLELGNVVTIQRQDGVEYPRRFADYEIRVDASRVPAGVELMVLGG; this is translated from the coding sequence ATGGCTGAAATTCAGAACCGGTATGACTTTCTCTATGTGTTTGATGTCGAAAACGGCAATCCGAATGGGGATCCCGATGCGGCCAACTTACCACGGATTGACCCGGAGACACTGCAAGGTTTGGTCTCTGATGTGGCGATTAAACGTCGCATTCGCAATTATGTCCAAATCGCGCGCGGAAACCAGCCGCCTTATGCTATTTTTGTAGAACACGCCACGAATCTCAACACAAAAATTCAGCTTGCGCACGAAGCAACCGCAAACGGCAATTCAGGACTAAAAGAAAGTTCCAAACACCGAGTCCATGAGGCCCGCGATTGGATGTGTCAAACCTTTTTTGACGTCCGCACATTTGGGGCCGTGATGAGTACTGGCGCCAATGCCGGACAGGTGCGTGGTCCCGTGCAGATATCGTTTGCTCGGTCCGTGGATCCCATTATGACCATGGACATAACAGTAACCCGGGTTGCTGTGGCCGATCCCGTTAAAGATATCCAAACGGCTCAAGGACTGGCCCAATGGGAGCAAGAGCAAGACGAAGACAAGCTGCGAACAATGGGCCGCAAAGCCGTCGTGCCATATGGACTCTATGTCGGAAAGGGATTCGTTAGCCCTCATTTTGCCGCACGTTCGCGAGGGGGAACGGGATTTTCTGAGGAAGACTTAACCTTGTTGTGGGAGGCATTCCTGAACATGTTTGAACAGGATCGGTCAGCCAGTAAAGGCGTTATGACGACTCGGCGTCTCTTTATTTTCAAACATGTCGGCACGGATTCCAACCCCGATCAACGGGCACGTCAAGCGATGTTAGGGTGCGCACCAGCGCAATCGTTGTTAGAGTTAGGAAACGTGGTGACGATTCAGCGACAAGATGGGGTTGAGTATCCGCGGCGATTCGCTGACTATGAGATTCGTGTCGATGCTTCCCGGGTACCCGCGGGAGTGGAATTAATGGTTCTCGGCGGATGA
- the cas4 gene encoding CRISPR-associated protein Cas4 → MRQTRIPLSALNHFAYCPRRCALIHQEQVFEENQFTLEGRDHHQRVDAGFVRDGPIRMETAVHLWSEPLALTGIADVVEWHGDVPYPIEYKRGARHAWINDEFQVCAQGLCLEDMLHCVVPAGAIYYVESRRRREVVFTATLRDATRQAIEETRALLDSGRIPPPTDHRERCPNCSLIDLCLPALYGQGPLTWDGE, encoded by the coding sequence ATGCGGCAAACACGAATTCCTCTATCGGCTCTCAACCATTTCGCGTATTGCCCTCGACGGTGTGCCTTGATTCATCAAGAGCAGGTGTTTGAAGAAAATCAATTCACGCTCGAAGGACGCGATCACCACCAGCGCGTGGATGCGGGATTCGTCCGAGACGGGCCTATCCGGATGGAAACCGCTGTCCACCTGTGGTCCGAACCGTTGGCACTCACTGGGATCGCCGATGTCGTCGAGTGGCATGGGGATGTTCCGTATCCGATCGAGTACAAACGTGGCGCCCGGCATGCGTGGATAAACGATGAGTTTCAAGTCTGTGCTCAGGGCCTGTGTTTGGAGGATATGCTGCATTGTGTCGTTCCGGCGGGAGCCATTTATTATGTGGAAAGTCGACGCCGCCGCGAGGTGGTGTTCACGGCGACGCTTCGGGATGCGACGCGGCAAGCGATTGAAGAGACACGTGCATTGCTGGATTCGGGCCGTATTCCGCCGCCAACGGATCATCGTGAACGGTGTCCAAATTGTTCGCTGATAGATCTGTGTCTTCCGGCCTTGTATGGTCAAGGCCCCTTAACATGGGATGGGGAATAA